A stretch of Lutra lutra chromosome 9, mLutLut1.2, whole genome shotgun sequence DNA encodes these proteins:
- the LAMP5 gene encoding lysosome-associated membrane glycoprotein 5 produces the protein MDLRGRAFPSVYRLRVLLMLFHTMARITAEQEVENLSGLSTNPEKDIFVVRENGTTCLMAEFAAKFIVPYDVWASNYVDLITEQADISLTRGAEVKGRCGHNESELQVFWVDRAYALKMLFVKESHNASKGPEATWRLSKVQFVYDSSEKTHFKDAVSAGKHTANSHRLSALVTPAGKSYECQAQQSISLASSDPQKTVTMILSAVHIQPFDIISDFVFSEEHKCPVDEREQLEGTLPLILGLILGLVIVVTLAIYHIHHKMTANQVHIPRDRSQYKHMG, from the exons ATGGATCTCAGAGGAAGAGCCTTTCCCAGCGTCTACAGACTTCGAGTTCTCCTGATGCTGTTCC ATACAATGGCTCGAATCACAGCAGAACAAGAAGTGGAAAATCTCTCAGGCCTTTCCACTAACCCTGAAAAAGATATATTTGTGGTGCGGGAAAATGGGACGACGTGTCTCATGGCCGAGTTCGCAGCCAAATTTATTGTCCCTTATGATGTGTGGGCCAGCAATTATGTCGAT CTGATCACGGAACAGGCCGATATCTCACTGACCCGGGGAGCGGAGGTGAAGGGCCGCTGTGGCCACAACGAATCCGAGCTGCAGGTGTTCTGGGTGGATCGCGCCTATGCGCTCAAAATGCTATTTGTGAAG GAAAGTCACAACGCGTCCAAGGGACCCGAGGCGACGTGGAGGTTGAGCAAGGTCCAGTTTGTCTACGACTCTTCGGAGAAGACCCATTTTAAAGACGCAGTCAGTG CTGGGAAGCACACGGCCAACTCCCATCGCCTCTCTGCCTTGGTCACCCCAGCTGGGAAGTCCTATGAGTGTCAAGCTCAGCAATCTATTTCACTAGCCTCCAGTGATCCACAGAAGACAGTCACCATGATTCTGTCCGCAGTCCACATCCAGCCTTTCGACATcatctctgattttgtcttcagTGAAG aGCATAAGTGCCCGGTGGATGAGCGAGAGCAGTTGGAGGGAACCTTGCCCCTGATTTTGGGACTCATCTTAGGCCTCGTCATTGTGGTAACACTGGCGATTTACCACATCCACCACAAAATGACGGCCAACCAGGTGCACATCCCTAGGGATCGATCCCAATATAAGCACATGGGCTAG